TTCCGGACTTACTGCTGGAACAAGTTATTCAATGGAGGTATCTGCCGTGGACGCAGCAGGTAAGGGCTTGAAATCAACGGCACTGAATATAACCACGAATAAAATTCTGAATTTGACTGGCGAAGTAAGCATGGAATTTGTCTGGATCCCTGCCGGGAGCTTTGCGATGGGCAGTCCTACTTCTGAGACTGACAGCTGCGGTGACGAACGCCCGCAGCACACTGTGAACATTAATCATGGTTACTGGCTGGGAAAATATGAAATCACTCAATCCCAGTGGCAGGCTGTCAGAGGAAGCAACCCCAGTTATTTTCAGGGAACAAGCTTCCCGAACTCGGGTAACCGGCCAGTAGAACAGGTATCCTGGACTGACTGCCAGACCCTCATTACATTACTCAACAGCAAAGGTAGCGGGACCTTCAGATTACCTACTGAAGCGGAATGGGAATATGCCTGCAGGGCTGGTACTGCCAGTGCTTATTACTGGGGGGGAACTTTGAGCATGAATTACGGCTGGATTGACGATAACAGCAGCTCTCAAACTCATGATGTAGGTCTGAAACTTCCAAATGCCTGGGGTTTGTATGACATGATCGGAAATATCCTGGAATGGTGCAATGACTGGTATGGTGATAATTATAAAGACATGCCTGAGATTGTGGATGACCCGCAGGGGGAAACCAGCGGGGGCTCCCATGTAATGCGTGGCAATTCCTGGTATGATCTCCTCAGTACCAGTCATAGCCGCTCTGCTTATCGATACTATAACTCTGATAATACACATAAAAGTTACGGAGCGAGGCTGGTTTACGTTGAAGCTCCCAATTAAGTTCTCTTCTGTTATTTATTCAGTGCTCATGCCTGTGATGGTCATCAGGCGTATGAGGATGAGAATGTTCGTTTTCTGAGTGCTGATGCTGATGCGAATGTTCCAGGTCACCGGTTTCGACCCCTTCATGCTGGTGGTCGTGATGCCCGTCGTCATGCCTGTGTCTGTGATCGTGCGACATCCACTTGTGATGATGGCTGTGCCCGTGTGATTCCAAAAGCAGCATGTATGTTCCTGCCAGCATGACAGGAAGGGACACCCAGAACAGCAGATTGAGAGGGTCATTGAACAGGGCGAATGAAATCAGGGCTCCGGCGAAAGGGGCGATTCCGAAAACAGCAGATGTGCGGGCAGCTCCAAGATTCCGCAGCGCCAGAATGAAGAGAATGATTGAAAATCCATAGGACAGAAATCCCAGCGTCAGGGAACAGGCAATCATCCCTATCTGAGGCATTTTGAATCCGGCAGCAGCCAGATAAATCACCATAGAGGTGCTGCCTGCTGCTAAACCCTTCCAGATTACAGTCAGAAGGGGATCTTTGGCGGAAATGTTCCGGGTGAAGTTGTTGTCCAGACCCCATAAGCTGCAGGCGATGATGATCCCAAGCGCACCAGGCGAAAAACCCCATTCCCCGGAAAAATTCAGAGTTAAAAGAATTCCTGACAGAGTGATCAGAAAAAGTCCTGCCCAGATTCGGCTGCCGACAGCTTCATGGAAAATCAGAAATGCCAGGATTGAAGTTGCCACGCATTCAAAATTGAGCAGAAGTGAAGCGGTCGCAGCTGGAGTGGATTTCAGACTGTACATCAGGATAATGGGAGCAGCGACTCCACCGGCCAGAATTGAACCAAGCAGCCAGGGCAGATCTTTCGCAGATAATCCGGCTTCGATTTCCTGTTTGGGAATCGCTATTCCACGTATCAGTTTAAAGATCAGCACCCCGATTCCACAACCAAGATACAGAAGCGCTGCCAGCAATATTGTATCTACTTCTCCCAGAAGCAGTTTTGAAAGAGGTGCCGATGCCCCGAACAGGGCAGCTGCCAGCAGTGCCTGGAGATAAGGTATCAGAATTTTATTCTTCAAGGGTTATTGTATTCCTGTAAAGTCTTACTGCAGCATTTCTCACATATCAACCTACCAACATACTAACATACTAACTTCCGGCATAACATTCTTGAAATAGTTATCGTCAATATACTCAGCCGATGCCGCATTCCGCCGCAAAAATAAAGCTTGAATTACACGCATTTTCGGATATTATTATAATGTAAGTATCAAAAATATCATGAGGAGGAGAGTATGAAACTGTTGGGGATTTTGCTACTGGTTGCTTTCATTACAACCAGCGCATTCGCCACTGAATGGATTGCCCTGGATAAAGGGGTAAAAAGTAATTCAGCTTCTAAATCAGTAATCAAGGACACTGAGACAGAAATCATCATCACAGTCAATGTGCCGGGTTACGCTGCAACTGACCGCAGCATCGACGGCCAGGACTGCATTTCCTTATCTCTTGAGGGCACTTCACCCACGATGACCAAAGGCGACCCGGAATTGAGAAAAGTCACAGCTTTCGTGGCGCTTCCCGCCTGTTCCTCAGCTACAGCCAGGGTGGTTGACTCCAGTTTTGTAATCAAAGACTCTAATACAATAGTACCCTCCAGGGGTACGATCATGAGAAATCAGGATCCCAGCAGCGTACCTTACGAGTTTGGTCCTTCCTATAAAGTCAGAGGCTGGTACCCACTCGACAGCGAACTCGTAACTGTTTCCGCGCCTTTCATTTTCAGGGATCAGTATGGTGTAAGACTGGAAGTAACTCCATTCCAATATGACAATCAGAAGAAAAAGCTGAAGGTCTATTCCAATTTTAAGATCGCCATCACTCCAATTGGCATTTCCAAAGGTTTCTTCCGCTCCCAGTCGACATCCGGCGATTTTGAAGGCCTCTATTCCAAGGTATTCATGAATTACACGGCACCTGTAAGAGTTGCCAAAGGTGCATCAGTCCCAGCGGTGAAGAAGAATCTTCTGATCATTGCCGGCGACACCATGCTCGACTCAGTCAAAGCCCTGAAGGACTGGAAAGTCAAATGCGGCTATACAGTCGATGTCGTAAAAGCTTCTGATGCCGGGAAAACCGGTGATGAACTCAAGACTTTCCTTCAGAAACAATACGACGCTGGAAAGCTCTGCTTCGTGATCCTGGTCGGCGATGCCGAGCAGATCCCCACCCTTAAGGGTAAACAGGAAAGTGCCGATTCAGATGCATGCCTGGTCAAACTTGCCGGCAACGACAATGTGCAGGATGCCTTCATCTCCAGAATTTCAGTTGAAAACAAAGATCAGGCAGACTATGTCATTGCCAAGTCTATAGCCTATGAGCAGAATCCGATGCAGGGAGCAGACGGGGCATGGTACAAGCAGGCTCTCGGTATCGCTTCCTCCCAGGCCGGCGGCGACGACAACATGATCGACTATGACAGGATTAAGTCTTATAACAAGGAACTGCAGGGCAAACTTGGATTCACCACTATTTTCGAATGCTACGACGGCAGCGGAGCCAGCACACAGAAAATCTTCGACGCCTGCAAGAGCGGCGTTAGCATCATCAACTACTGCGGCCACGGCGGTGACACTGAGTGGGTCACCACAGGCTTTTCCAATGACGACTGCGCCAATCTCCAGAACGGTATGAAACTGCCTGTGATCTGGGATGTCGCCTGCGTGAATGGAGCTTTTGTAGGCCAGACCTGCTTCGCCGAAGCCTGGCTGCGCACAGGCACCAAAGCCAAGCCGGCAGGCACGATCGGCATGGCTGCGGCCACCACCAACATGGCCTGGTATCCACCCTGCATCTGGCAGAAGGAAATCGTCAATGAACAGATCTGCGGTAAGAAGAACCAGATCGCCCAGGTGATCAACCTGTTCGGAATTCTCAAGACCATGGAGCAGTTCGGAGTCGAGGATTCCAGCAAAGGCAACCAGGTCAATGAGCAGGTGGTTTACTTCGGCGATGGTACAGTTGCTCTGAGATTTGCCCCTGCCAGAGAAATCCAGGTGCAGAAATCAAGTGACGCAAACAACGCTCAGATCCAGATCCTGGGCGGCGGAACCGAAGACATTACAGTAACCCTGTATGACGACAAGGGCGAGAACATCGTCACAGTGAAACCGGACGAAACAGGAGTGGTCAGAACCTCCCTGCGCGGTCAGACCATGTTCACAGTGTATGGCCCTGGCATTGTCCCGCTGATCGACGAACAGCTGTAATTATCAGAGACATGCTTAGGCATGTCGTCAGCTAAATTAAAAAAGGGGCTGTCCCAAAAGGACAGTCCCTTTTATTTAACCAGCAAAAATCATCCGGATGGTTATATTTATATCAATGCCAACAGATTCTACTGGATGTGGTTCGACGTGTTCTATTTCGGCAAGACGACCTGGCTGACCATGATCGCTGCCAGGCAGACAATAAAGAAACAGCCTTGAATCAAAGATACCCATCTGCTATGGAGTGAAGACCAGCCTCAATCCCAGTCCGCTGTATCGGTCACTAGGTATGGTATTGCTGCGACCCGCGGACCGGCAGAAAAATACACCGAGGCTCCAGCAGCCACCACGAACCACGCGGAGCGAGCCGGTTACTGGTCCAGTCGGGTCATTTGCGGGTGATAAACTGTAAAAATCATCTGCATACCAATCCTGACACCACTCCATGACATTTCCGCTCATGTCATACAACTCCCAGGTATTGGGCAGAATCCCACCCACAACGTTCGTTTGAGCTCCACTATTACTGTCATACCAGCAGTATGAGCCATCAATGATTTCCCCCCAGTAGTAAGCAGAAGTGTTGCCGGCCCGGCAAGCGTATTCCCATTCCGCTTCAGTGGGTAATCTGAAGGTTCCTATTCCCATGCTGTTGAGAGATGCAATGTATATCTGACAATCATTCCAGGAAACCTGTTCCACCGGGCGGTTACCGGAATTGGGATAACTCGCGCCTTGAAAATAACTGGGATTGCTGCTGGAGACAGCCAGCCACTGGGCTTGGGTAACTTCATATTTTCCAAGCCAAAACCCCTGTGTGATGCTTACTGAGTGCTGAGGATTCTCGTCGTAATATCTATACTGCTCTGAATCGGGACTGCTCATTGTAAAACTGCCTGCTGGAATCCATTTGAATTCCATGGTCACACTACCGGGCAGAGTTAAAGTCATGCTGTCACCTGCGTTATGAACGCCAATTCCTGTTATCGTAAGATTTATCTCAGCGGTTTTTGTCACCCCGTTTTCCGTGAAGCTGCAGCCGAGCACTGCGTTTCCTGCGCTGACTGGGGCTGTGTAGGTCAACCCGCTCAGGCTTCCGCTGCCGCTCTTTATGGACCAGGATGCATTGTTTGTTTTGATGCAGCTGCCGTCACTGTAATAAGCGTTGACAGCCAGATTGCTGAGGTCATAACTCTGGGAAGCACCCACTGTGATACTGCCAGGGTTAGTGCAGATATACACCGGACCTGAGATTGTCCTTTTTACAGCGATCCCGAGCCAGTCGCCAGTGCCGGAATGTGTGTAACTGGTGCTGCTGCCTGTCATGACAATCATCTTTTTATCAGAGGACATGACTCCATGAATCGATGGAATTCCTGGTGCTGTTATGATGCCTTGTGGCGAGATGACAAGGCTGCTTGAGATCTGGCCTGAGTAATTATAATCGTCACTGCCGAGGAGCGAGAG
The sequence above is drawn from the Candidatus Wallbacteria bacterium genome and encodes:
- a CDS encoding DMT family transporter, which produces MKNKILIPYLQALLAAALFGASAPLSKLLLGEVDTILLAALLYLGCGIGVLIFKLIRGIAIPKQEIEAGLSAKDLPWLLGSILAGGVAAPIILMYSLKSTPAATASLLLNFECVATSILAFLIFHEAVGSRIWAGLFLITLSGILLTLNFSGEWGFSPGALGIIIACSLWGLDNNFTRNISAKDPLLTVIWKGLAAGSTSMVIYLAAAGFKMPQIGMIACSLTLGFLSYGFSIILFILALRNLGAARTSAVFGIAPFAGALISFALFNDPLNLLFWVSLPVMLAGTYMLLLESHGHSHHHKWMSHDHRHRHDDGHHDHQHEGVETGDLEHSHQHQHSENEHSHPHTPDDHHRHEH
- a CDS encoding C25 family cysteine peptidase codes for the protein MKLLGILLLVAFITTSAFATEWIALDKGVKSNSASKSVIKDTETEIIITVNVPGYAATDRSIDGQDCISLSLEGTSPTMTKGDPELRKVTAFVALPACSSATARVVDSSFVIKDSNTIVPSRGTIMRNQDPSSVPYEFGPSYKVRGWYPLDSELVTVSAPFIFRDQYGVRLEVTPFQYDNQKKKLKVYSNFKIAITPIGISKGFFRSQSTSGDFEGLYSKVFMNYTAPVRVAKGASVPAVKKNLLIIAGDTMLDSVKALKDWKVKCGYTVDVVKASDAGKTGDELKTFLQKQYDAGKLCFVILVGDAEQIPTLKGKQESADSDACLVKLAGNDNVQDAFISRISVENKDQADYVIAKSIAYEQNPMQGADGAWYKQALGIASSQAGGDDNMIDYDRIKSYNKELQGKLGFTTIFECYDGSGASTQKIFDACKSGVSIINYCGHGGDTEWVTTGFSNDDCANLQNGMKLPVIWDVACVNGAFVGQTCFAEAWLRTGTKAKPAGTIGMAAATTNMAWYPPCIWQKEIVNEQICGKKNQIAQVINLFGILKTMEQFGVEDSSKGNQVNEQVVYFGDGTVALRFAPAREIQVQKSSDANNAQIQILGGGTEDITVTLYDDKGENIVTVKPDETGVVRTSLRGQTMFTVYGPGIVPLIDEQL